One genomic segment of Amycolatopsis sp. WQ 127309 includes these proteins:
- a CDS encoding 3-hydroxyacyl-CoA dehydrogenase NAD-binding domain-containing protein, whose protein sequence is MSTVAVVGTGVIGASWAGLFLAHGHDVVATDPAPGAEERLRGALGDTPTDRLRFVADAGEAAAAADFVQENGPEREDVKHALFGALDEAARPDVILASSSSGLLPSVIARGCPRHPERVVIGHPFNPPHLIPLVEVVPGRDTAPEVVDRAVEFYTSVGKRPIRLTRELPGHVANRLQAALWQEAYSLVERGVATVADIDTAIAYGPGLRWAVLGPFVNQHLSGGPGGLAHVLRHLGPPTEEWWRDLGQVHLTPELAETLIAGVDAELADTDQARLVAARDAVLDQLLAAKAAQPDLP, encoded by the coding sequence GTGAGCACCGTCGCGGTGGTCGGCACCGGCGTGATCGGCGCGAGCTGGGCGGGCCTCTTCCTCGCCCACGGCCACGACGTCGTCGCCACCGATCCGGCACCGGGCGCCGAAGAACGGTTGCGCGGCGCTCTCGGAGACACGCCGACGGATCGGCTGCGGTTCGTCGCCGACGCCGGGGAAGCGGCCGCCGCCGCGGACTTCGTGCAGGAGAACGGTCCCGAGCGCGAAGACGTCAAGCACGCGCTGTTCGGTGCCCTCGACGAGGCCGCGCGGCCGGACGTGATCCTGGCGAGCAGCTCGTCCGGGCTGCTGCCCAGCGTCATCGCCCGCGGCTGCCCGCGTCACCCCGAGCGGGTCGTCATCGGGCACCCGTTCAACCCGCCGCACCTGATCCCGCTCGTCGAGGTCGTCCCCGGCCGCGACACCGCGCCCGAGGTCGTCGACCGGGCGGTGGAGTTCTACACCTCGGTGGGCAAACGCCCGATCCGGCTGACGCGCGAGCTGCCCGGCCACGTCGCGAACCGGCTGCAGGCCGCGCTGTGGCAGGAGGCGTACTCGCTGGTCGAACGCGGGGTCGCGACGGTCGCCGACATCGACACGGCGATCGCGTACGGGCCCGGGCTGCGCTGGGCGGTGCTCGGCCCGTTCGTCAACCAGCACCTCTCCGGTGGTCCCGGCGGCTTGGCCCACGTCCTGCGGCACCTCGGCCCGCCCACCGAGGAGTGGTGGCGCGACCTAGGCCAGGTGCACCTGACGCCGGAACTCGCCGAGACGCTCATCGCCGGCGTCGACGCCGAACTGGCCGACACCGACCAAGCCCGGCTCGTCGCCGCGCGCGACGCCGTCCTCGACCAGCTGCTGGCCGCCAAGGCCGCGCAGCCCGACCTGCCCTGA